In the Neospora caninum Liverpool complete genome, chromosome Ia genome, one interval contains:
- a CDS encoding putative rhomboid-like protease 5, with the protein MARGGSLQIPSTGTDVGEASSPAGEDAVEAGRVRNEVERVEKRMVAREAQKEQAPPETRAAHVLAADAGKPSRISQTPSVDSRDAGAEVPTSASPPQGTSSRPSESNAPPASDSRPLRSSEAGPACRSSRGAHAHRPEGGSPAEKPSAERKRERRARQRVPRGAACEEADAPPESCIVQMQELNPRESHSREASAQKSQRSEGASSCSRLGERSAGRLADASGGDKDGPKDRRKDGLRQARALSADSTAVEDVRSREGPPASFLRGGEDKGADRGAEPERERKRRRLPSQTASSGSPPDAPESAGAEVASSWCDKWNKFYKRSFKEISHPFAERGSVNSMCGTMLVAFLTSGVLLFVFFQELVVNFTTFNGRCISPVLYPAYEAPLEERMPRIVSFGYGACEHNLGMSLYDRQGLQRQDAETENDSNEGGEWSPGPLQRRCASGTCAGDNGWPHHLVRRGNSQYFSAAFDSPNPRIFGAAGGLDTNKIRNYGEVFRVFWAMNLHGGRLHLANNIACQLHAFWILEPCWGFFRTLLLWLVGGVTGNLFSAVVDPCTVTIGSSGAFFGMLGALIPFSIEYWDHITSPAWFLFCVAILVTVAQLGSMIGLGGIDNNAHLGGLLGGLLFGLATIRSVHAFRPTCLYLDRLGPCDAFEFSYPFACTAGFTRWQGVTERMASSCLFGWMFPAEKRSILQEANRQRLLRDKRQRELGQTRFPKMTWKFRGHEGEWGVRLAATVGLVSLWVVLWLYLLVPAYYESLTTPPGNFSFSGYSGCHCCRVQPFPGDEQALPKYHTVRVNKGVFWCFSSAEAANVMCGRKSFLKPRESASPGGGSDANGGQLEIPELLPDQGRRRGDVEIAGEQDLTSRLDRLIRSVKNIYRRFSRKAPESASPPADSASPPADSASPPADSASPPADSASPGEKFGETPRLGDAAETRA; encoded by the exons ATGGCACGAGGCGGCTCCCTTCAAATCCCCTCGACAGGCACCGACGTCGGCGAGGCGTCGTCGCCTGCAGGAGAGGACGCCGTCGAAGCCGGTCGCGTTCGGAATGAAGTGGAGCGTGTGGAGAAACGGATGGTAGCGAGGGAGGCTCAAAAGGAACAGGCGCCTCCGGAAACCAGAGCAGCTCACGTGCTCGCTGCAGACGCAGGGAAACCCTCTCGCATTTCCCAGACTCCTTCCGTGGACTCGAGGGACGCTGGAGCGGAAGTCCCCAcctcggcgtcgccgcctcagGGGACGTCGTCGCGACCGTCCGAGTCAAACGCGCCGCCCGCTTCTGactcgcggcctctccgcagCTCTGAGGCTGGACCTGCCTGCAGGAGCAGCagaggcgcgcatgcgcatcGCCCGGAGGGGGGGAGTCCCGCGGAGAAGCCTTCCGCGGAGCGCAAACGCGAACGACGGGCGCGACAGCGCGtcccgagaggcgccgcTTGCGAGGAGGCGGATGCGCCTCCCGAATCGTGCATCGTGCAAATGCAGGAACTGAACCCTCGGGAGAGTCACAGTCGGGAAGCGTCCGCTCAAAAGAGCCAGCGGTCGGAAGGCGCCTCGTCTTGCTCGCGTCTCGGAGAACGCAGTGCGGGGCGGCTGGCGGACGCGAgtggaggagacaaagacggaCCCAAAGACAGACGCAAAGACGGACTGCGGCAAGCGCGTGCGCTGAGCGCGGATTCGACGGCGGTGGAAGATGTTCGCAGTCGCGAGGGCCCTCCagcgtcttttctccgcgggggagaagacaaaggcgCCGACCGCGGCGCCGAGCccgaaagagaacggaaacggagacgcctaCCCTCTCAAACGGCGAGCTCCGGATCGCCCCCTGACGCGCCAGAAAGTGCAGGAGCAGAAGTGGCCTCGTCCTGGTGTGACAAGTGGAATAAGTTCTACAAGCGCTCGTTCAAGGAGATTTCCCACCCTTTTGCAGAGCGCGGGAGCGTCAACTCCATGTGCGGGACGATGCTGGTGGCCTTCTTAACCAGTGGCGTGCTgctgtttgttttttttcaaGA ATTGGTCGTCAACTTCACAACTTTCAACGGAAGATGCATCTCGCCCGTGCTGTACCCGGCGTACGAAGCGCCCCTCGAGGAACGAATG cCCCGAATTGTGAGCTTTGGCTACGGCGCGTGTGAGCACAACTTGGGCATGTCGTTGTACGACCGTCAAGGCCTGCAGCGACAGGACGCGGAGACTGAGAACGACTCTAACGAAGGCGGAGAGTGGTCTCCCGGACCGCTACAGAGGAGGTGCGCATCGGGGACGTGCGCGGGCGACAACGGCTGGCCTCATCATCTCGTCCGCAGAGGCAATTCGCAGTAtttctctgctgccttcGACTCGCCGAACC CGCGCATTTTCGGGGCTGCCGGCGGCTTAGACACGAACAAGATTCGCAACTACGGCGAagtcttccgcgttttctgggCAATGAATCTCCACGGCGGACGGCTCCACCTCGCCAACAATATCGCGTGTCAGCTGCACGCCTTCTGGATCCTCGAACCT TGTTGGGGCTTCTTCCGCACGCTGCTTCTCTGGCTGGTCGGCGGCGTCACGGGGAACCTCTTCAGCGCTGTCGTCGATCCGTGCACCGTGACCATAGGCTCCTCAGGGGCTTTCTTCGGGATGCTCGGCGCGCTCATTCCCTTCTCTATCG AATACTGGGACCACATTACCAGCCCCGCctggtttctcttctgcgtcgcaaTCCTCGTG ACGGTGGCCCAGCTCGGCAGTATGATCGGCCTGGGAGGCATTGACAACAATGCCCATCTTGGCGGGCTCCTTGGCGGTCTACTCTTTGGCCTCGCCACCATCCGCTCCGTGCATGCTTTCCG ACCTACGTGTCTCTACTTGGACCGGTTAGGCCCTTGTGACGCTTTCGAATTTTCTTACCcctttgcatgcaccgcCGGTTTCACCAGGTGGCAAGGCGTGACCGAGCGCATGGCGtcgtcctgtctcttcgggtGGATGTTTCCCGCCGAGAAAAGGAGTATTCTTCAGGAGGCAAATCGGCAAAGAT tgctGCGAGACAAGAGACAACGGGAGTTGGGACAAACTCGGTTTCCGAAAATGACCTGGAAGTTTCGTGGCCATGAGGGAGAATGGGGcgtccgcctcgccgcgACTGTCGGGCTG GTTTCGCTGTGGGTGGTTTTGTGGCTGTATTTGTTGGTCCCCGCGTACTACGAGTCGTTGACGACGCCTCCGGGGAacttctccttttccggcTATTCCGGCTGTCACTGCTGCCGGGTTCAGCCCTTTCCAGGAGACGAGCAGGCTCTGCCCAAGTACCACACTGTTCGCGTCAACAAGGGTGTGTTCTGGTGTTTTTCGTCTGCGGAAGCGGCGAACGTGATGTGTGGCCGGAAATCCTTTTTGAAGCCACGCGAGAGTGCCTCGCCCGGCGGCGGGTCAGACGCGAACGGGGGACAACTCGAGATCCCCGAACTGCTTCCCGATCAAGGCaggcggcgcggagacgTGGAGATTGCCGGCGAGCAGGATCTCACGAGTCGCCTGGACCGGCTGATCCGCTCTGTGAAAAATATCTATCGCAGGTTTTCGCGCAAGGCGCCGGAGagtgcgtcgcctcccgccgacagtgcgtcgcctcccgccgacagtgcgtcgcctcccgccgacagtgcgtcgcctcccgccgaCAGTGCGTCGCCTGGCGAAAAGTTCGGAGAGACTCCTCGActcggagacgcggcggagacgcgagctTAG